A single genomic interval of Solimonas sp. K1W22B-7 harbors:
- a CDS encoding peptidylprolyl isomerase, whose amino-acid sequence MQRFLDALSRLQQRHALLLFLGLGALLFAVDGLRQRGESLTPPTASAEGQTAEQWLEDEVLYREAIARGLGEGDLIVRRRLVQKMRLLLETGVDVAEPSDRQLRDWVGVHAGRYGGLERLSFEHVFLSRGLRDAHLASDAAALGAVLQADPGDLDKLSDPHPGGTHPAALSQRDVERMFGTPFSMLLAELPQGQWQGPLPSAMGLHFVRIRDRRLAQPDYAAVRERAQRDYLLERRAEETRLAVQQLKTRYGLDTGRGTP is encoded by the coding sequence ATGCAGCGCTTCCTCGACGCCCTCAGCCGCCTGCAGCAACGCCACGCGCTGCTGCTGTTCCTCGGCCTGGGCGCGCTGCTGTTCGCGGTGGATGGCCTGCGCCAGCGCGGCGAGTCGCTGACGCCGCCCACGGCCAGCGCCGAAGGGCAGACCGCGGAGCAGTGGCTGGAAGACGAAGTGCTGTACCGCGAGGCCATCGCGCGCGGGCTGGGCGAGGGTGACCTGATCGTGCGCCGCCGCCTGGTGCAGAAGATGCGCCTGCTGCTGGAGACCGGTGTCGACGTGGCCGAGCCCAGCGACCGGCAACTGCGCGATTGGGTCGGCGTGCATGCCGGCCGCTATGGCGGACTGGAGCGCCTGAGCTTCGAGCACGTGTTCCTGTCGCGCGGCCTGCGCGACGCACACCTGGCCAGCGATGCCGCGGCGCTGGGCGCAGTGCTGCAGGCGGATCCGGGCGACCTGGACAAGCTCAGCGATCCGCATCCGGGTGGCACGCATCCGGCGGCGCTGAGCCAGCGCGATGTCGAGCGCATGTTCGGTACGCCGTTCTCGATGCTGCTCGCGGAACTGCCGCAGGGCCAGTGGCAGGGCCCGCTGCCTTCGGCGATGGGCCTGCACTTCGTGCGCATCCGGGATCGCCGTCTGGCGCAGCCCGACTACGCCGCCGTGCGCGAGCGTGCGCAGCGCGACTACCTGCTGGAGCGCCGCGCCGAAGAGACGCGCCTCGCCGTGCAGCAGCTCAAGACCCGCTACGGCCTCGACACCGGGCGCGGAACGCCCTGA
- a CDS encoding DUF3604 domain-containing protein, whose product MQVISANMMHVTLRALALAAATLLAACGRSEAPSGTDTPPTENPPGTVQGECGPVVPGRKQALYGDLHVHTSYSFDTYFFNSINGPREAIRFAKGEPAGYPAGDTDPDTPVTHETLDRPLDFVALTDHAEFLGAFKLICEAGGAVPPGTNPVCNIIGNNIRGNIRAFVEGTTTPFQILIQTLLAESPTDRSAWAQERAITDEEYVPCSFSTLHGYEFSSNKRGQMLHRNIIFRGPADEVPDTVFASVTLTSGIDDRNVNDEWMLFDHLQTECGGVPDCKALTIPHSANLSDGRFFMPRDFATGLPPGRDGVALTRGDAELRRNYDRVFEIYQHKGGSECAVGLEGNYLEGEEGSCDFELTKNVCAGLPDDPPACARYCTGDPSRDPSFCSLRQEPTYLTRVCDTAGPNGASGPAANCSTPLDYFRNIMAEGLSLRSVLGINPYRQGIIASTDTHNGTPGMTRERMYPGHGGVLEDEPKDHLGLWACDNKNQDPNDPANCTNRVFTDRARGFGTGGMAGVWSAENTRGQVWDALHRGETFGTSGPRLRIRMQASWTPPPADICAKLAQGGESVTPATGAVMGGNLPPKPAGATAPYITVWAMQDPGGSEPTLPLQAIDIVKGTLDASGAPKVRAYDNVVKTTHPVQRPAPDCSVAVGGHPDQLCVTWQDPDFHGDRDAYWYARTREIPSCRWSTQLCVSKAVNCAALDPANGVFPAESGWQGYEGCCRMEGAPGTFQGRNIFATLEERAWASPVWYETPAPSLLKARKQP is encoded by the coding sequence ATGCAGGTCATTTCGGCGAACATGATGCACGTGACGCTGCGCGCACTGGCGCTGGCGGCAGCGACACTCCTGGCCGCCTGCGGCCGCTCCGAAGCGCCGTCGGGCACGGATACACCGCCCACGGAGAATCCCCCGGGCACCGTGCAAGGCGAATGCGGCCCCGTGGTGCCCGGGCGCAAGCAGGCGCTGTACGGCGACCTGCATGTGCACACCAGCTATTCCTTCGACACCTACTTCTTCAACTCCATCAACGGCCCGCGCGAGGCGATCCGTTTCGCCAAGGGCGAGCCGGCGGGCTACCCCGCGGGTGACACCGACCCCGACACGCCGGTGACGCACGAGACGCTGGACCGTCCGCTGGATTTCGTGGCGCTCACCGACCACGCCGAGTTCCTGGGGGCCTTCAAGCTGATCTGCGAAGCCGGCGGCGCGGTGCCGCCGGGGACCAACCCGGTGTGCAACATCATCGGCAACAACATCCGCGGCAACATCCGCGCCTTCGTCGAAGGCACGACCACGCCGTTCCAGATTCTCATCCAGACGCTGCTGGCCGAGAGTCCCACGGACCGCAGCGCCTGGGCGCAGGAGCGCGCGATCACCGACGAAGAGTACGTGCCCTGCAGCTTCTCCACGCTGCACGGCTACGAGTTCAGTTCCAACAAGCGCGGCCAGATGCTGCACCGGAACATCATCTTCCGCGGCCCCGCCGACGAGGTGCCGGACACGGTGTTCGCCTCGGTGACGCTGACCAGCGGCATCGACGATCGCAACGTCAACGACGAGTGGATGCTGTTCGACCACCTGCAGACCGAGTGCGGCGGCGTTCCCGACTGCAAGGCGCTGACCATTCCGCACAGCGCCAACCTGTCGGACGGCCGCTTCTTCATGCCGCGCGACTTCGCCACCGGCCTGCCGCCGGGCCGAGACGGCGTGGCGCTGACGCGCGGCGACGCCGAGCTGCGGCGCAATTACGACCGCGTGTTCGAGATCTACCAGCACAAGGGCGGCTCGGAATGCGCCGTGGGCCTGGAGGGCAACTACCTGGAAGGCGAAGAGGGCAGCTGCGACTTCGAGCTGACCAAGAACGTCTGCGCCGGCCTGCCGGACGATCCGCCGGCCTGCGCCAGGTACTGCACGGGCGATCCTTCGCGTGACCCCAGCTTCTGCTCGCTGCGCCAGGAGCCCACCTATCTCACGCGCGTCTGCGACACCGCCGGGCCCAACGGTGCCTCCGGCCCCGCCGCCAACTGCAGCACGCCGCTGGACTACTTCCGCAACATCATGGCCGAGGGCCTGAGCCTGCGCAGCGTGCTGGGGATCAACCCCTATCGCCAGGGCATCATCGCCAGCACCGACACGCACAACGGTACGCCGGGCATGACGCGCGAGCGCATGTACCCCGGCCACGGCGGCGTGCTGGAAGACGAGCCCAAGGACCACCTGGGCCTGTGGGCCTGCGACAACAAGAACCAGGACCCCAACGACCCGGCCAACTGCACCAACCGCGTCTTCACCGACCGCGCGCGCGGCTTCGGCACCGGCGGCATGGCCGGCGTGTGGTCGGCCGAGAACACGCGCGGCCAAGTCTGGGACGCATTGCACCGCGGCGAGACTTTCGGTACCTCGGGCCCGCGCCTGCGCATCCGCATGCAGGCCAGCTGGACACCGCCGCCGGCCGACATCTGCGCGAAGCTGGCGCAGGGCGGCGAGAGCGTCACCCCTGCCACCGGCGCGGTGATGGGCGGCAACCTGCCGCCGAAGCCTGCCGGCGCCACGGCGCCCTACATCACCGTCTGGGCGATGCAGGACCCCGGCGGCTCGGAGCCGACGCTGCCGCTGCAGGCGATCGACATCGTCAAGGGCACGCTCGACGCCAGCGGTGCTCCGAAGGTGCGCGCCTACGACAACGTGGTGAAGACCACGCACCCGGTGCAGCGCCCGGCGCCGGACTGCTCGGTGGCCGTCGGCGGCCATCCCGACCAGCTCTGCGTCACCTGGCAGGACCCGGATTTCCACGGCGACCGCGATGCCTACTGGTACGCCCGCACCCGCGAGATTCCCAGCTGCCGCTGGAGCACGCAGCTCTGCGTGTCCAAGGCCGTGAACTGCGCCGCGCTGGACCCTGCCAACGGCGTCTTCCCGGCCGAGAGCGGCTGGCAGGGCTACGAAGGCTGCTGCCGCATGGAAGGCGCGCCCGGCACGTTCCAAGGCCGCAACATTTTCGCAACGCTCGAGGAGCGCGCCTGGGCCTCGCCCGTCTGGTACGAAACCCCGGCACCCTCTCTGCTCAAGGCCAGGAAGCAACCATGA
- a CDS encoding SDR family NAD(P)-dependent oxidoreductase, giving the protein MIKDFRNKLCVITGGSSGIGLAVAEALAREGARLLLLARDPAQLERAAQQLREMGAADVATISADVSRDEDIARLPAAIHAMGPAADLVVNSAGIVSGGLMHEVPMAEWRRLHEINVLGVVRVINAVVPDMLARSARGEGGGHIVNIASGAGLVGFTGLGSYVATKAAVVGFSESLRSELAAAGIGVTAVCPGFVQTPIASKVQLFGRMDTPRTQAFIQNWFVRNNLKAETVAARTLSAVRANRAVMVVGRDAVSGYWTKRLAPWLLDRVMKRSARPLTAARKKAA; this is encoded by the coding sequence ATGATCAAGGATTTCAGGAACAAGCTCTGCGTCATCACCGGCGGCTCCAGCGGCATCGGGCTGGCGGTGGCCGAGGCGCTGGCACGCGAGGGCGCACGCCTGCTGCTGCTGGCGCGCGACCCCGCGCAGCTGGAGCGAGCCGCGCAGCAGCTGCGCGAGATGGGCGCGGCCGACGTCGCCACCATCAGCGCCGATGTGAGCCGCGACGAAGACATCGCGCGCCTGCCTGCCGCGATCCACGCCATGGGCCCGGCGGCAGACCTGGTGGTGAACAGCGCCGGCATCGTCAGCGGTGGCCTGATGCACGAGGTGCCGATGGCGGAATGGCGGCGCCTGCACGAGATCAACGTGCTGGGCGTGGTGCGCGTGATCAACGCCGTGGTACCCGACATGCTGGCGCGCTCCGCGCGCGGCGAGGGCGGCGGACACATCGTCAACATCGCCTCCGGCGCCGGCCTGGTCGGCTTCACCGGCCTGGGCAGCTACGTCGCCACCAAGGCCGCGGTGGTGGGTTTCAGCGAAAGCCTGCGCAGCGAACTGGCCGCCGCCGGCATCGGCGTCACCGCCGTGTGCCCGGGCTTCGTGCAGACCCCCATCGCCTCCAAGGTGCAGCTGTTCGGACGCATGGACACACCGCGCACGCAGGCCTTCATCCAGAACTGGTTCGTGCGCAACAACCTCAAGGCCGAAACCGTGGCCGCGCGCACGCTGTCCGCGGTGCGGGCCAACCGCGCGGTGATGGTGGTGGGCCGCGACGCCGTGTCGGGCTACTGGACCAAGCGCCTCGCACCCTGGCTGCTCGACCGCGTGATGAAGCGCTCCGCGCGACCGCTGACGGCCGCGCGCAAGAAAGCGGCGTAG
- a CDS encoding HupE/UreJ family protein: protein MHRLLVLLVVLLSAPAAWAHSMSSAQWRLSQVDAQTWDSRLRLPEDFEGRLMSLKTLGPVGCERLGETHTQPAEEGLVMHWRLRCPQGLQGPLGLEGFTIQLSDAVLLLQPLQGAPQYAVLSAVNPQWTPQQKAAAPPVPQYLVLGVEHILLGVDHLLFVLGLFLLWRRSGAGVGRLVGTLTAFTVAHSVTLAGAMLRGWTLPGGAVEACIAASILLLAVELATGARGLAQRRPAGIAFAFGLLHGFGFAGALAETGLPEQARGWALAAFNLGVEAGQLLFVLGLLAALRLLRPQPRWAPLALCAYGAVAAYWLIERSAAVLL, encoded by the coding sequence ATGCATCGCCTGCTCGTCCTGCTGGTCGTACTGCTGTCGGCGCCCGCTGCCTGGGCGCATTCCATGAGCAGCGCGCAATGGCGCCTGAGCCAGGTGGACGCGCAGACCTGGGACAGCCGCCTGCGCCTGCCGGAAGATTTCGAAGGCCGCCTGATGTCGCTCAAGACGCTCGGCCCCGTTGGCTGCGAGCGCCTGGGCGAGACCCACACGCAGCCGGCTGAAGAAGGCCTGGTGATGCATTGGCGCCTGCGCTGCCCGCAGGGCCTGCAGGGTCCGCTGGGCCTGGAGGGCTTCACCATCCAGCTGTCCGACGCGGTGCTGCTGCTGCAGCCGCTGCAGGGCGCGCCGCAGTACGCGGTGCTGTCGGCGGTGAACCCGCAGTGGACGCCGCAGCAGAAGGCCGCAGCGCCGCCCGTGCCGCAGTACCTGGTGCTGGGCGTGGAGCACATCCTGCTGGGCGTCGATCACCTGCTGTTCGTGCTCGGCCTGTTCCTGCTGTGGCGCCGCAGCGGTGCCGGTGTCGGCAGGCTGGTGGGCACGCTCACCGCGTTTACGGTGGCGCATTCGGTCACCCTGGCCGGCGCCATGCTGCGCGGCTGGACGCTGCCGGGTGGTGCGGTGGAGGCCTGCATCGCGGCGTCCATCCTGCTGCTGGCGGTGGAACTGGCGACCGGTGCCAGGGGCCTGGCGCAGCGCCGGCCCGCGGGCATCGCCTTTGCCTTCGGCCTGCTGCATGGCTTCGGCTTTGCCGGTGCGCTGGCCGAGACCGGCCTGCCCGAGCAGGCGCGCGGCTGGGCGCTGGCGGCTTTCAACCTGGGCGTGGAAGCGGGGCAGTTGCTGTTCGTGCTGGGCCTGCTGGCGGCGCTGCGCCTGCTGCGGCCGCAGCCGCGCTGGGCGCCGCTGGCGCTCTGCGCCTATGGCGCGGTGGCGGCGTACTGGCTGATCGAACGCAGCGCGGCGGTGTTGTTGTGA
- a CDS encoding DUF3604 domain-containing protein codes for MKTILKIAAVTAVVIALLAAFGWWDRQQAPKEVAGTIAPARVDAASLQARARGNAGEDDQILFGDLHVHTTFSMDAFVWALPLMHGPGSRPPADACDYARFCSSLDFYAHTDHAESLTPRHWSMIKDTVRACNQAAGPAGNPDIVAFLGWEWTQMGNSPETHYGHKNVILRETADDRVPARPIVAGGVSFNAMRHDPLPVPERIVGPYAADFPNRRLQFQQQNKRQELIEIAPCPVGVSSRELPANCIETADTPGDLFRKLDEWGGEALVIPHGTTWGYYTPPGSDWTKQLTLKQHDPKRQKLIEIFSGHGNAEPYRDWKAIAWDAQGNAVCPEASDDYLPCCKRAGQIIRSRCDDPRSPDCEARVQQVEKNYLKAGRAGHLTVADARPEDWLACGQCTDCFMPPLNHRAGSSVQAIMALSNPAERDADGGPLRFHFGFIGSSDNHAAEAGTGFKQVNRHSSTETRGALNALVQRNFIEAAKPKGDPQQPREFTLGSGPYNFLQTAETERQASFFYTGGLVAVHAPGRGRDQIWDALQRKEVYGTSGPRMLLWFDLIGADGQRHPMGSELQGRDVPRFRVKAQGAFVQKPGCPAWTEAAIGPQRIQQLCGGECYNPGDARTPIDRIEIVRIRRQENLHDPLKPLIEDPWKVLRCADSGQGCTAEFIDPEYPSMNRELLYYARAVQRAEPTINGAQLRCERDAKGQCIKVTPCHGDERTPIDDLCLAEAQHRAWSSPIFVRP; via the coding sequence TTGAAGACCATCCTGAAGATCGCCGCGGTGACGGCGGTGGTGATCGCCCTGCTGGCCGCTTTCGGCTGGTGGGATCGGCAGCAGGCACCGAAGGAAGTGGCCGGCACGATCGCGCCGGCGCGCGTGGATGCGGCCAGCCTGCAGGCGCGGGCCCGGGGCAACGCGGGCGAGGACGACCAGATCCTGTTCGGCGACCTGCACGTGCATACCACCTTCTCCATGGACGCCTTCGTCTGGGCGCTGCCGCTGATGCATGGTCCGGGCTCGCGGCCGCCGGCGGATGCCTGCGACTACGCGCGCTTCTGCTCTTCGCTGGACTTCTATGCGCATACCGATCATGCCGAAAGCCTGACGCCGCGGCACTGGTCGATGATCAAGGACACGGTGCGCGCCTGCAATCAGGCCGCCGGCCCGGCCGGTAATCCGGACATCGTCGCCTTCCTCGGCTGGGAATGGACCCAGATGGGCAATTCGCCCGAGACGCACTACGGCCACAAGAACGTGATCCTGCGCGAGACCGCGGACGACAGGGTGCCGGCGCGGCCCATCGTGGCCGGCGGCGTGTCCTTCAATGCCATGCGCCACGACCCGCTGCCGGTGCCGGAGCGCATCGTCGGGCCCTACGCGGCGGACTTCCCCAACCGCCGCCTGCAGTTCCAGCAGCAGAACAAGCGCCAGGAGCTGATCGAGATCGCGCCCTGCCCGGTGGGCGTCAGTTCGCGCGAGCTGCCGGCCAACTGCATCGAGACGGCCGACACGCCGGGCGACCTGTTCCGCAAGCTCGACGAGTGGGGCGGCGAGGCGCTGGTGATTCCGCATGGCACGACCTGGGGCTACTACACGCCGCCGGGCTCCGACTGGACCAAGCAACTCACGCTCAAGCAGCATGACCCCAAGCGCCAGAAGCTGATCGAGATCTTTTCCGGTCACGGCAACGCCGAGCCCTACCGCGACTGGAAGGCGATCGCCTGGGACGCGCAGGGCAACGCGGTCTGTCCCGAGGCCAGCGACGACTACCTGCCCTGCTGCAAGCGCGCCGGCCAGATCATCCGCTCGCGCTGCGACGACCCCCGGTCGCCGGACTGCGAGGCGCGCGTGCAGCAGGTGGAGAAGAACTACCTCAAGGCCGGCCGCGCCGGGCACCTGACGGTGGCGGACGCCAGGCCGGAAGACTGGCTGGCCTGCGGCCAGTGCACCGACTGCTTCATGCCGCCGCTGAATCACCGCGCCGGCAGCTCGGTGCAGGCGATCATGGCGCTGAGCAATCCGGCAGAGCGCGATGCCGACGGCGGCCCGCTGCGCTTCCACTTCGGCTTCATCGGCTCCAGCGACAACCACGCCGCCGAGGCCGGCACCGGCTTCAAGCAGGTCAACCGCCACTCCTCCACCGAAACGCGTGGCGCGCTCAACGCGCTGGTGCAACGCAATTTCATCGAGGCCGCCAAGCCCAAGGGCGATCCGCAGCAGCCGCGCGAGTTCACGCTGGGCTCCGGACCCTACAACTTCCTGCAGACCGCCGAGACCGAGCGCCAGGCCTCGTTCTTCTATACCGGCGGCCTGGTCGCGGTGCATGCCCCGGGCCGCGGGCGTGACCAGATCTGGGATGCCCTGCAGCGCAAGGAGGTCTACGGCACGTCGGGCCCGCGCATGCTGCTGTGGTTCGACCTGATCGGCGCCGACGGCCAGCGTCATCCCATGGGCTCCGAGCTGCAGGGCAGGGACGTGCCGCGCTTCCGCGTCAAGGCGCAGGGCGCGTTCGTGCAGAAGCCGGGTTGCCCCGCCTGGACCGAGGCGGCCATCGGCCCGCAGCGCATCCAGCAGCTCTGCGGCGGCGAGTGCTACAACCCCGGCGATGCGCGCACGCCGATCGATCGCATCGAGATCGTGCGCATCCGCCGCCAGGAAAATCTCCACGATCCGCTCAAGCCGCTGATCGAGGATCCCTGGAAGGTGCTGCGCTGCGCCGACAGCGGCCAGGGCTGCACCGCCGAGTTCATCGATCCGGAGTACCCGTCGATGAATCGCGAGCTGCTGTACTACGCCCGTGCGGTCCAGCGCGCCGAGCCCACCATCAACGGCGCTCAGCTGCGCTGCGAGCGGGACGCCAAGGGCCAGTGCATCAAGGTCACGCCCTGTCATGGCGATGAGCGCACGCCGATCGACGATCTCTGCCTGGCCGAGGCGCAGCACCGCGCCTGGTCCAGCCCGATCTTTGTCCGGCCATAG